The following coding sequences lie in one Micromonospora sp. R77 genomic window:
- a CDS encoding RICIN domain-containing protein — MLDSGGGSVASGPVVKQWTGVSSTNLQWQLVDVGGGYNRIVNRANGMVIDSWGDASNGASGSQAPWNGGNNQQWRLVSVGSGRYQIVNRGTGTALDGMGSTTAGSMVCRWAPNTNTNNQWTVTAL, encoded by the coding sequence GTGCTGGACAGCGGGGGGGGGAGTGTGGCGTCGGGTCCGGTGGTGAAGCAGTGGACCGGCGTGAGCAGCACCAACCTGCAGTGGCAGCTGGTGGACGTGGGTGGTGGCTACAACCGGATCGTGAACCGGGCCAACGGCATGGTGATCGACAGTTGGGGCGACGCGAGCAACGGGGCGAGTGGGTCGCAGGCGCCGTGGAATGGTGGGAACAACCAGCAGTGGCGGTTGGTGAGCGTGGGTAGCGGGCGGTATCAGATCGTCAACCGGGGTACGGGTACCGCGTTGGACGGGATGGGCAGCACGACCGCGGGATCGATGGTGTGCCGGTGGGCGCCGAACACCAACACCAACAACCAGTGGACCGTCACGGCCCTCTGA